In Oncorhynchus tshawytscha isolate Ot180627B linkage group LG06, Otsh_v2.0, whole genome shotgun sequence, the following are encoded in one genomic region:
- the LOC112253332 gene encoding C-C motif chemokine 4: MFTPRLAMLSALVLVLSAITFTEGLRMASGPKKCCFTFADRQIPRGRVVGYTKTSQQCSNPAILFKTQAGRQVCARSSDRWVKDYINFLDSKKSGEQTPLL, from the exons ATGTTCACCCCTCGTCTTGCTATGCTGTCTGCGCTTGTTCTGGTACTCAGTGCCATCACTTTTACCGAAG GCCTGCGTATGGCAAGCGGACCGAAGAAATGTTGTTTTACCTTTGCTGATCGTCAGATACCAAGAGGTAGAGTGGTGGGTTACACCAAGACCAGCCAGCAGTGCTCCAACCCAGCCATTCT GTTTAAGACTCAGGCGGGGCGACAGGTGTGTGCCAGGTCCTCAGACAGATGGGTCAAGGACTACATCAACTTCCTGGACAGCAAGAAGTCTGGGGAGCAGACACCACTCCTGTAA